From Manihot esculenta cultivar AM560-2 chromosome 18, M.esculenta_v8, whole genome shotgun sequence:
GACCGGCAATAATTATTCATTACcaaactttaattaattaacactCCCCTGTGCCCACTGAACTGTGCATCCATCAAAATATCGGTTTTAtgtattgaaaataatttttatttattttaaactataattatttttaataatattaataaatttataaaaaaaattatactgttatttatataaaatatttttcttaaaaaaatgtttaaaattttattaaaaattatttttatttatgttttttaagTGAACATTAAAAAGAATTCCGAAAATAAAAGGCGTTTAAAGGTATAGCTACCACTTCTGATGTTGGTTGGAATGTGGCCCATGTCTATAACCAAGCTAATCAGTTGCCTCATGGAAAAGTTATACAATATATCGCATGATATGATAAGTTGGCATCAtccattataataaaaataatttaataaatcaataatttttcttaattacttaatatcttttaataataaatatttcaattttattaattaacaatATCACATTATTTATGCCAGAGcactaaataattatttgtctCATAATTTAGCACTGTGCCATTCCCATCATTTGGATATATTTTCCCACgatttggaataaaaaattttatacgaaattaattcaattaatttttttaattattttttatttgaaataaagaattttagtttttgttagtttataaaaaaaattatttaaaaaataaaaattttatatgattttaaaattttatttgaattttttttataaaataggaTTTTAGCAAAGGACACCAGTTTTGGTTGTAAAattgtgaaatatttattttcttcaaatAAACATGCAACAAAAGTCAAATACTCCCTTTTTgtcaatatttaaataaagttttaagctttgttttaatagaaattaaatttatttataaaattatttttttttctcttttctctacATTTTGTTCCACCATATCGTAAAACattaaatatgtaaatttcATGTATTAATCTTTATATATGTCCCAAAATTATGTCATTAGCTTTTCATTTTTTCATATAATAAGAATTTTGCatgaatttgatttaatttttattctatcaaatctgttattaatttaattttaatttagtgaATCAGAGATATTGTGgtcaaattaatataattttaattttttttgtctgaaatataattttaattatatcattatAAGTGAGATGGGCATATATTGAAATTActacatgaaaaaaaaaatcaatacagtggtttttttttattagcacatttctttttctctctcaaatTAGTGGATAAAACACTTTCGAATACTCTAAATTCATATCTTTAAATGAAATTAAGAGTGTTTTTGTGAAGTTGATTTTATGATATCTCTTTTATATGTAAgcatttaatttgttaaaaaatattttttttcacgagaaaatgaaaaattgcaTAATTGCATATTAtgcatcaaaataaaaaataaaaaataactgttGAAGAATAACTCGTATGAGtatttatatatctatatatcattgtattaattattatttttttctttaattaattattaattattaattattatatttttattaataaaataaatagtattgaataattattaaaaaaagttattatgGATGGCATTTCTCTGCATGCTattatatcattaaattttGGGCTGACTTTGAAGTACGGGAACTATATGAGCCATAAAACCTGTCGAGCTCAAGGGCCAGTTCTATGGGGCCAAAAGCTCGCCCATAAAGATTCCGCCATTGTATGATGCCTTTCTGGGCGTGGACTTTCTTCAAACAGTTATTAGACATTCCATTTAATAGCTGCGGTTTTTTGGGTATGGGATTAGTGAATGGAGCCGgaaaaattagtaatttttagggcaataaaaaattataaaataataactttattctcttctttctttatgAAACCTTATTTCCTAGAATTTTTTCctacaataatattaaaattaaaaattaatataaaaaattaactttttgaaatatttattttaaaaaaagcgTATGTATGCGAATAAAATCttatactatttaaaaaatatagatcaAGTGCGGAGGCATACCTGTGGGACTCAGCTGGGCTTATGTTCCTGGAGATGCATTCTCAGCTTCAACCTTCATCAACATGTGGGGCCAATACATAAAAGGTCACGTGCCACAACCCAATAATCCTGAATACCCACTTTCAACTCCCAGAGAACCATTTTCACTAAAACGAGTTGGGGACTGCTGGCTAACTACCAATAACTGTAAAATGAAAACTCATTCTTTCTATTTCAACTGCAAAACTGCTAGACAACATAATATCAAACATCTCCGATCAAGTCCagccggtgaagatctcacatttcgaAGTCATGTCTGCGATAATATGGAAATCTTTGTCCAAGATCAGGGAAGATTCAGGGCCAAAAATCGTGACTATTTGCTCAACGATTTCTTGCAATTGTAGCGAAACTGAACTTTCATGCAACAAAACGGTGTTCGGCGTTGCAAGAACAGATCTCCACCCTGCGAGAGGTGACTTACATGAGTTGGCAGCGGTGGTTGCTGAAAAACTGGAAGTGGAAAATACTCTGATCGAAGAAACTGTTGACAGTGACAATGGAGACTACATAGTCTATGGAGCAAACTTGACATCTCTGAATTTGGATGAAGCTGATATTTATGGGCTGGAGTTGAGGAAACATAAGCCAATTTTTGCATATTATAGCATCAAAGGTATGTTGGGCTATCGGCCGGATtcagaaatttaaattaagacttacttatttttaaataaagtttttaattttatttattttatataaatttttatttatataaatattaaagataaaattatcaAAGTTAAATAACATTAGAAAATTAACattcataaaattttacaaatcaaattattttgctcattttagaatttttttaatttaaataatttaatttattaccaTACAAACAcaatttcattttatatatatttaatatttttaaaaacaaataatttgACTTATAAccaattaaacttatttttaaaaaattttttttttctaaatttaaattcttcataaaagctattaaataatttaaccgttactcataaaaaaaattttcaaaaaattttaattgtgtaatatataattttcaatcatataaatataattaaataaaaaaattattattttttacaataaaagtaattatataaaaataaattaaataataaataaataacttatcttataaatattttaaaaaaataataataaaatacttaaaattgaaATCTTAAAAAACAGAAACAAATTTtctatattgaaaaataatagaaaaagtaGGTGGATgttgtaaaaataatatttgaattgTGGTTTTATATACGGGagaaatttagtttttaaaaaatttaataattttttatattaaaattatttgagtaaatttttttatattttaattataaaattaaattatttaataatttgtaaaaaaattaataaatttgatttagTTTTAGTCATA
This genomic window contains:
- the LOC110606877 gene encoding LOW QUALITY PROTEIN: protein ECERIFERUM 2 (The sequence of the model RefSeq protein was modified relative to this genomic sequence to represent the inferred CDS: deleted 1 base in 1 codon), with the protein product MDGISLHAIISLNFGLTLKYGNYMSHKTCRAQGPVLWGQKLAHKDSAIIKCGGIPVGLSWAYVPGDAFSASTFINMWGQYIKGHVPQPNNPEYPLSTPREPFSLKRVGDCWLTTNNCKMKTHSFYFTAKLLDNIISNISDQVQPVKISHFEVMSAIIWKSLSKIREDSGPKIVTICSTISCNCSETELSCNKTVFGVARTDLHPARGDLHELAAVVAEKLEVENTLIEETVDSDNGDYIVYGANLTSLNLDEADIYGLELRKHKPIFAYYSIKGMLGYRPDSEI